A stretch of the Vigna radiata var. radiata cultivar VC1973A chromosome 7, Vradiata_ver6, whole genome shotgun sequence genome encodes the following:
- the LOC106767163 gene encoding transcription factor BHLH089, whose protein sequence is MDPGGMMNEGSFGNNGSGNTAPYSLAEIWQFPQAINGGGGLGLRSPQFEHGPGQFGDLPPRPNNGLGTSNTRKRRDSEDDSAKTVSTSNAVNEGDGKRVKATANGDGNGKGEGEVSSGKPAEQSAKPPLEPPKQDYIHVRARRGQATDSHSLAERARREKISERMKILQDLVPGCDKVIGKALVLDEIINYIQSLQRQVEFLSMKLEAVNSRLNSGIEAFPPKDFGQHAFDPAGMPFGSQAPREYSRGSSPEWLHMQVGGGFERTT, encoded by the exons ATGGATCCGGGTGGGATGATGAACGAGGGTTCCTTTGGGAATAATGGGAGCGGCAATACGGCGCCGTATAGCTTGGCGGAGATCTGGCAGTTTCCGCAAGCGATTAATGGCGGCGGAGGATTGGGTCTCCGGAGCCCGCAGTTCGAACATGGGCCGGGGCAGTTTGGGGATTTGCCTCCAAGACCCAACAATGGGCTTGGGACAAGTAACACCAGAAAGCGGCGAGACTCAGAGGACGATTCCGCTAAGACCGTGTCCACCAGCAATGCCGTG AATGAGGGTGATGGAAAACGTGTTAAAGCAACGGCAAATGGTGATGGTAATGGTAAAGGTGAAGGAGAAGTCAGTTCAGGAAAGCCTGCGGAGCAAAGCGCAAAACCTCCTTTGGAACCTCCCAAGCAAGATTACATTCACGTCCGAGCCAGAAGGGGTCAAGCCACTGATAGCCACAGTCTTGCAGAACGA GCTCGAAGGGAAAAGATCAGTGAAAGGATGAAAATTCTTCAGGATTTGGTCCCTGGTTGTGATAAG GTTATCGGGAAAGCGTTGGTCCttgatgaaataattaattatatccaATCTCTTCAGCGCCAAGTTGAG TTTTTGTCAATGAAGCTTGAAGCAGTGAATTCGAGACTGAACTCCGGTATTGAAGCCTTTCCTCCTAAGGAT TTTGGTCAGCATGCATTTGATCCCGCGGGCATGCCGTTCGGTTCACAAGCTCCAAGAGAGTATAGCAGAGGATCTTCACCTGAATGGTTACATATGCAGGTAGGAGGAGGTTTTGAAAGAACAACGTAG